Proteins found in one Exiguobacterium sp. 9-2 genomic segment:
- the scpB gene encoding SMC-Scp complex subunit ScpB, which yields MAYEQIIESLLFVVGDDGIDPRGLSQALEISEAAAREQLLALQTTFEAEQRVLQIVESGGVFKMVTRKEMSPYIQAYAGSLAEDSLSRAAMETLVIIAYKQPVTRADIEVVRGVKTERVIHTLSAKGLIEEAGRAKGVGRAKLYKTTDHFLDHFGLNSIEELPPLEFEETFESDGDLFFRNDPSLEERVN from the coding sequence TTGGCGTATGAACAAATCATTGAAAGCTTGTTATTCGTCGTCGGCGATGACGGCATCGACCCACGTGGTCTCAGTCAAGCACTAGAGATCAGTGAAGCGGCGGCGCGTGAACAGTTACTGGCTCTTCAGACGACGTTTGAAGCGGAGCAACGGGTGTTGCAAATCGTAGAGTCGGGTGGCGTCTTTAAGATGGTGACACGAAAAGAGATGTCGCCGTATATTCAGGCGTATGCGGGTTCACTTGCAGAAGACTCCTTGTCTCGAGCAGCGATGGAGACACTCGTCATCATCGCGTACAAACAACCCGTCACGCGTGCTGATATCGAAGTCGTCCGTGGCGTCAAGACGGAACGCGTCATCCATACGTTAAGTGCAAAAGGTTTGATTGAAGAAGCGGGACGCGCCAAAGGCGTTGGTCGCGCGAAATTGTATAAGACGACGGATCATTTCCTGGACCACTTTGGTCTGAATAGTATTGAGGAGTTACCACCACTCGAGTTCGAAGAAACGTTCGAATCAGATGGAGATCTCTTCTTCCGGAATGATCCTTCATTAGAGGAGAGAGTGAATTAA
- a CDS encoding peptidylprolyl isomerase yields MQKTGHILLEDGNKIEFELFNDEAPITTENFENLANSNFYDGLNFHRVIPGFVSQGGCPIGNGTGGSGKTIPCETSTSYPHKHKAGSLSMAHAGRNTGSSQFFIVHEPQPHLDGVHTVFGQVTSGLEHAQKMKQGAGIKEIRVEA; encoded by the coding sequence ATGCAAAAAACTGGTCATATCTTATTAGAAGATGGAAATAAAATCGAATTCGAATTGTTCAACGATGAAGCACCGATCACGACTGAAAACTTCGAAAACCTTGCAAACTCGAACTTCTACGATGGATTGAACTTCCACCGTGTCATCCCAGGCTTCGTCTCACAAGGCGGATGCCCAATCGGAAACGGTACAGGCGGTTCAGGAAAAACGATTCCTTGCGAAACGTCTACATCATACCCACACAAACACAAAGCGGGTTCACTTTCGATGGCACACGCTGGTCGTAACACTGGATCAAGCCAGTTCTTCATCGTACATGAGCCACAACCGCACCTCGACGGTGTACACACAGTCTTCGGACAAGTGACTTCAGGTCTCGAACATGCACAAAAAATGAAGCAAGGCGCTGGCATCAAAGAAATCCGCGTCGAAGCATAA
- the xerD gene encoding site-specific tyrosine recombinase XerD, with translation MREQLEAFINYLVIERQMSANTAAAYRNDLNQYLQTLETAEVSSFEQVHRHHIVDHIERLLEARKSRSTVRRATSSIRSFHQYLVEEKLTTHDPSRHLDLPKPEKKLPVVWSQTDVERLLDSVVGVDPLTRRDAAMLELLYGTGMRVSELLQLKLNDLQLELGYLSCIGKGNKSRIIPMSSTSIESVRTYLDLARNSLGGQQTDDVFLNSRGDRLSRQGFWKMIKRRAKEAGIEKEITPHVLRHSFATHLLENGADLRVVQEMLGHADLSTTQMYTHVNKARLHDVYKKHHPRA, from the coding sequence GTGCGTGAACAACTGGAAGCATTTATCAACTATTTAGTGATTGAACGGCAAATGTCCGCGAATACGGCAGCTGCGTATCGAAATGATTTGAATCAATACTTACAGACGCTCGAAACAGCGGAAGTTTCTTCGTTTGAACAGGTTCACCGACATCATATCGTCGACCACATTGAACGATTGCTTGAAGCACGCAAGTCACGATCGACGGTCCGCCGGGCGACGAGCTCAATCCGTTCGTTCCATCAATATCTGGTCGAAGAGAAACTAACGACGCATGATCCGTCCCGTCATCTTGATTTACCGAAACCGGAGAAGAAGCTTCCCGTCGTCTGGAGTCAAACCGACGTCGAACGTTTGCTTGATTCGGTCGTCGGTGTCGATCCGCTTACACGACGAGATGCAGCAATGCTTGAGCTTCTCTATGGAACAGGGATGCGCGTCAGCGAACTGCTACAACTGAAGTTGAACGATTTGCAACTCGAACTAGGGTATCTGTCGTGTATCGGGAAAGGGAACAAGTCCCGTATCATCCCGATGAGTTCGACATCGATTGAAAGCGTCAGGACATATCTTGACCTCGCGCGTAATAGTCTCGGTGGTCAACAGACGGACGATGTCTTCTTGAACAGTCGCGGTGATCGTTTGTCACGACAAGGTTTTTGGAAGATGATCAAACGACGGGCAAAGGAAGCCGGTATCGAAAAAGAAATCACGCCGCATGTCTTGCGTCATTCGTTCGCGACCCATCTTCTTGAAAATGGTGCTGATCTACGCGTCGTGCAAGAGATGCTAGGGCATGCTGATTTGTCGACGACACAAATGTATACACACGTCAATAAAGCACGACTCCATGATGTGTATAAGAAACATCATCCACGGGCATGA
- a CDS encoding DUF309 domain-containing protein yields the protein MNPIERFVFEFNIRHDYFECHEILEEVWQEGQRQDEALVGLIQLAVARYHHRRGNTTGAQRTYAKAFDKIERHRAMLIASGIDVSYLLDHRDHFTDKVYRHIPLPVFPDVIRTVALEATAPDLDYVTHKHRLRDRTDVVTARQEALQNRRDRSI from the coding sequence ATGAATCCGATCGAGCGATTCGTATTTGAATTCAACATCCGGCACGATTACTTCGAGTGCCATGAAATCTTAGAGGAAGTCTGGCAAGAAGGACAACGCCAGGACGAGGCGCTTGTCGGTCTGATCCAGCTGGCCGTCGCCCGCTATCATCACCGCCGCGGCAATACGACTGGGGCACAGCGGACATATGCGAAAGCATTTGATAAGATCGAACGTCACCGAGCTATGCTGATTGCGTCCGGGATCGACGTCTCATATTTGCTCGATCATCGCGACCATTTTACGGATAAGGTCTATCGGCACATCCCGTTACCTGTCTTCCCGGACGTCATCCGAACCGTCGCTCTGGAAGCGACAGCACCTGATCTCGACTATGTGACGCATAAACATCGTTTGCGCGATCGTACGGATGTCGTCACGGCACGACAAGAAGCGCTACAAAACCGAAGAGACCGGTCCATCTGA
- a CDS encoding purine-nucleoside phosphorylase, translating into MTVNWNETRSFLESKMQAKPEIGLILGSGLGVLADEIENPIAIPYHEIPNFPVSTVEGHAGQLVFGTLEGKQVVAMQGRFHFYEGYSMDMVTFPVRVMKAIGVETLIVTNAAGACNEAFEPGDLMLITDHINFFGTNPLIGKNVDEMGPRFPDMSKPYDAELLRLAQETADELGIRVRQGVYFGNTGPTYETPAEVKMARMLGGDVVGMSTVPEVIVARHSDMRVLGISCVSNMAAGILDQPLHHDEVIETTERVRAHFLSLVRGSIKKM; encoded by the coding sequence ATGACAGTCAACTGGAATGAAACACGTTCGTTTTTAGAAAGCAAGATGCAGGCGAAACCGGAAATCGGATTGATTCTCGGTTCAGGACTGGGTGTCCTCGCTGATGAGATCGAAAACCCGATCGCAATTCCATACCATGAAATCCCGAACTTCCCGGTCTCAACGGTTGAAGGACACGCCGGACAACTCGTCTTCGGAACACTTGAAGGGAAACAAGTCGTTGCGATGCAAGGACGATTCCACTTCTATGAAGGATACTCAATGGATATGGTGACGTTCCCAGTACGCGTCATGAAAGCGATTGGCGTTGAGACACTGATCGTCACGAACGCAGCCGGTGCGTGTAACGAAGCATTCGAACCAGGAGATTTGATGTTGATCACGGATCATATCAATTTCTTCGGTACGAATCCGTTGATCGGTAAGAACGTCGACGAGATGGGACCACGTTTCCCTGACATGTCGAAGCCGTACGATGCGGAATTACTTCGACTCGCACAAGAAACAGCGGACGAGCTCGGTATTCGTGTTCGCCAAGGTGTCTACTTCGGAAACACAGGTCCAACGTATGAGACACCTGCAGAAGTCAAGATGGCACGGATGCTTGGAGGAGATGTCGTCGGTATGTCGACGGTCCCTGAAGTCATCGTTGCCCGTCATTCAGATATGCGTGTCCTTGGGATTTCGTGTGTCTCGAACATGGCAGCAGGCATTCTCGATCAACCGTTACATCATGATGAAGTCATCGAAACGACAGAACGTGTCCGGGCACACTTCCTATCACTCGTTCGCGGTTCGATCAAAAAAATGTAA
- the deoB gene encoding phosphopentomutase has protein sequence MAQSFKRVFLIVMDSVGIGEAPDAEQFGDLGSHTLGHIARERSGLNMPNMAKLGLSHIEPVEGVSAEEAPLAAYGKMQEVSAGKDTMTGHWEIMGLRIDTPFRVFEKFPDDLIHRLEEFSGRKIIGNKPASGTEILDELGQEHVETGALIVYTSADSVLQIAAHEEVVPLKELYRICEYARDITRDDPYMLGRIIARPFLGEAGAWVRTANRHDYALKPFDRTVMNELETAGLDVISLGKIADIYDSEGVTDAIRTKSNMDGMDQLVKQLDRDFNGLCFLNLVDFDALFGHRRDPQGYGQALEEFDARLPEVFDRLKEDDLLIITADHGNDPVHAGTDHTREYVPLLAYHKNSVAKPLGIRETFADLGATVAENFGVKMPAHGTSFLTEL, from the coding sequence ATGGCTCAATCATTTAAACGTGTATTTTTGATCGTCATGGACTCCGTAGGAATCGGAGAAGCACCGGATGCTGAACAATTCGGAGATCTTGGTTCACATACGCTTGGTCACATCGCGCGTGAACGTAGCGGATTAAACATGCCGAACATGGCAAAGCTCGGACTTTCACATATCGAGCCGGTCGAAGGTGTCTCGGCTGAAGAAGCACCGCTTGCGGCATACGGGAAAATGCAGGAAGTATCTGCAGGGAAAGATACGATGACAGGGCACTGGGAGATCATGGGACTGCGGATTGATACACCATTCCGTGTCTTCGAAAAATTCCCAGATGATTTGATTCATCGCTTAGAAGAGTTCTCAGGGCGGAAGATCATCGGGAATAAACCGGCTTCTGGTACGGAAATCTTAGACGAACTTGGACAAGAACATGTTGAAACAGGCGCCTTGATCGTCTATACGTCGGCAGACTCTGTCCTTCAAATCGCAGCTCATGAAGAAGTCGTTCCATTAAAGGAACTGTACCGGATTTGTGAATATGCACGCGATATTACACGGGATGACCCGTACATGCTCGGTCGTATCATCGCACGTCCATTCCTTGGTGAGGCAGGAGCATGGGTTCGGACGGCGAACCGTCACGACTATGCACTTAAACCATTCGACCGGACAGTCATGAACGAACTTGAGACAGCTGGACTTGATGTCATCTCACTCGGTAAGATTGCTGATATCTATGACAGCGAAGGCGTGACCGATGCGATCCGTACGAAGTCGAACATGGACGGCATGGATCAACTCGTGAAGCAACTCGATCGAGACTTCAACGGACTCTGCTTCTTGAACCTCGTCGATTTCGATGCGTTGTTCGGACACCGTCGCGATCCGCAAGGTTACGGACAAGCACTCGAAGAGTTCGATGCCCGTCTTCCGGAAGTGTTTGATCGCTTGAAAGAAGATGATCTCTTGATCATCACGGCTGACCATGGAAACGACCCGGTTCATGCTGGGACAGACCACACGCGAGAATACGTACCGTTGCTTGCTTATCACAAAAACAGTGTCGCAAAACCGCTCGGTATCCGTGAGACGTTCGCTGATCTTGGGGCAACGGTTGCTGAAAACTTCGGTGTCAAAATGCCGGCACACGGAACAAGCTTTTTAACAGAACTATAA
- a CDS encoding pseudouridine synthase: MERLQKIIAQAGVASRRKSEELITAGRVKVNGKVITELGTKVGARAEVEVDGVKLEREEHVYYMLYKPTGVVSTVEDDKGRKTVVDLVPPGHRVFPVGRLDYNTSGLLLMTNDGEFSNLLLHPKYKVPKRYIVKIKGVPEYFHVKGLEKGVVLPDGFKTGKARVEMRDIDKKKNTAILEMVIYEGHNRQVRQMVETLGSEVLKLKREQFGFLTLAGLTSGEWRELSKKEVNQLRELADPAAPPTKRRKNTKKR, translated from the coding sequence ATGGAACGGTTACAAAAAATCATCGCACAAGCAGGTGTCGCTTCACGGCGTAAATCAGAAGAATTGATCACAGCAGGTCGCGTTAAGGTCAACGGGAAAGTCATCACGGAGCTCGGAACGAAAGTTGGAGCGCGTGCTGAAGTCGAAGTCGATGGCGTCAAGCTCGAGCGGGAAGAACACGTTTATTACATGCTGTATAAACCAACAGGTGTCGTCTCGACGGTTGAAGACGATAAGGGGCGTAAGACGGTCGTTGATCTCGTACCACCGGGACACCGTGTCTTCCCAGTCGGTCGTCTCGACTACAATACGAGCGGTCTTCTGTTGATGACGAATGACGGTGAATTCTCAAACCTTCTGCTTCACCCGAAGTATAAGGTACCGAAGCGTTACATCGTCAAAATCAAAGGCGTACCGGAATATTTCCACGTCAAAGGTCTTGAAAAAGGCGTCGTCTTGCCGGACGGCTTTAAGACAGGGAAAGCACGCGTCGAGATGCGTGACATCGATAAGAAGAAAAACACGGCTATCCTCGAAATGGTCATCTACGAGGGACATAACCGCCAAGTCCGTCAAATGGTCGAGACACTCGGTTCAGAAGTCTTGAAGTTGAAACGTGAACAGTTTGGTTTCTTGACACTGGCAGGTCTTACTTCTGGCGAGTGGCGTGAACTTTCAAAAAAAGAAGTCAATCAATTGCGTGAGCTAGCGGATCCAGCCGCTCCACCTACGAAAAGACGTAAGAACACAAAAAAACGTTAA
- a CDS encoding type 1 glutamine amidotransferase domain-containing protein, producing the protein MRLEGKRIIQVVSNDFEDLELWYPVHRLREEGAIVDIVGEKADETYIGKYGVPIKSNKTFDEINPAEYDAILVPGGWSPDLLRRFDSVLNMVRHFDQNKQPIGQICHAGWVLISAGILKGVNVTSTPGIKDDMTNAGAIWHDEAVVVDGHIVSSRRPPDLPDYMRAFIQVMEEQA; encoded by the coding sequence ATGCGTTTAGAAGGAAAACGAATCATCCAAGTCGTCAGCAATGACTTCGAGGATTTAGAATTATGGTATCCTGTCCATCGCTTACGTGAAGAAGGCGCGATCGTCGACATCGTCGGTGAGAAGGCAGATGAGACGTATATTGGGAAGTACGGTGTTCCGATCAAATCGAATAAGACGTTTGATGAGATCAATCCAGCAGAATACGATGCGATTCTTGTTCCGGGTGGTTGGTCACCCGATCTGTTACGCCGCTTTGACTCTGTCCTGAACATGGTGCGTCATTTTGACCAGAACAAACAACCAATTGGTCAAATCTGCCACGCTGGTTGGGTGTTGATCTCTGCTGGCATCTTAAAAGGTGTTAATGTCACGAGTACGCCAGGAATCAAGGATGACATGACGAATGCAGGTGCGATTTGGCACGATGAAGCCGTCGTCGTCGACGGACATATCGTCTCGAGCCGTCGCCCGCCTGATCTACCAGATTACATGCGTGCTTTCATCCAAGTGATGGAAGAACAAGCATGA
- a CDS encoding S66 family peptidase, protein MKPPRLQKGDKIAIVSPASAIAAYVPRRLARGIATLEKMGFEVVLMPNATAVHSHTAGTIGERLQDLHMAFADPSIKAIISTIGGFNSHQLLDELDYELIRNNPKIFVGYSDITALFAGIYQKTGLTTFVGPALLTQFGQFDGLDPYTEESFTRTFMQTEPIGRIEASEEWTDEILRWDVADDRRREHQVNAGYTIVKTGVAEGPILTGNTGTLLLLAGTPYLPSFDGVVLMLEDDESETPETIDRYFTQLRHMGAYDKIAALVVGRFPRKVDFDPDFPLKDIILRATRGYDFPIVLDADFGHTDPVVTLANGIQIRVEVTDSVTLDVLEAAVE, encoded by the coding sequence ATGAAACCACCACGCTTACAAAAAGGAGATAAGATTGCTATCGTCTCACCGGCGTCTGCAATTGCTGCATACGTGCCACGTCGTCTCGCTCGCGGTATCGCGACACTTGAAAAAATGGGGTTCGAGGTCGTCTTGATGCCGAACGCAACAGCTGTCCATAGTCATACGGCAGGAACGATCGGCGAACGGCTGCAAGATTTACATATGGCGTTTGCTGATCCGTCGATTAAGGCGATCATCTCGACAATCGGTGGGTTTAACTCGCACCAATTACTCGATGAACTTGATTATGAGTTGATCCGAAACAATCCGAAAATCTTCGTCGGATACAGTGATATCACCGCATTGTTTGCTGGCATCTATCAGAAAACAGGATTGACGACGTTCGTCGGACCCGCACTGCTGACGCAGTTCGGTCAATTCGATGGTCTTGATCCATATACGGAAGAGTCATTCACTCGTACGTTCATGCAGACGGAACCGATCGGTCGGATCGAAGCATCGGAGGAGTGGACGGACGAGATTTTACGCTGGGACGTCGCAGATGACCGAAGACGAGAGCATCAAGTGAACGCGGGATATACGATCGTTAAGACCGGTGTCGCAGAAGGTCCGATTCTGACGGGGAACACGGGAACACTTTTGCTGCTTGCTGGGACACCATACTTGCCATCATTTGACGGTGTCGTCTTGATGCTTGAGGATGACGAAAGTGAGACACCAGAAACGATCGACCGGTATTTCACGCAATTGCGACACATGGGTGCGTATGACAAGATTGCGGCACTCGTCGTCGGACGCTTCCCGCGCAAAGTCGATTTTGATCCGGACTTCCCGCTCAAAGACATCATTCTGCGCGCGACGCGGGGCTATGATTTCCCAATCGTTCTCGATGCGGACTTCGGACATACGGATCCTGTTGTGACACTCGCGAATGGAATTCAAATTCGTGTCGAAGTAACAGATTCGGTGACACTTGATGTGTTAGAGGCAGCCGTCGAGTAA
- a CDS encoding GNAT family N-acetyltransferase — translation MLVKYKKLNERTAMGLIAFSCEVKDPKYLLETVQAYEQEEDQRLYLYKQDEDFVGVIGFQLMDGHAELKHIALSPSFRGERMSYLLLDEAAKLLRTDITGATEETQRLVDKWKNQ, via the coding sequence ATGCTAGTAAAATATAAGAAGTTGAATGAACGGACCGCGATGGGGCTGATCGCCTTTTCGTGCGAAGTGAAGGATCCGAAGTATTTGCTTGAAACGGTTCAAGCCTATGAACAGGAAGAAGACCAACGCTTGTATTTGTACAAACAAGATGAGGATTTCGTCGGTGTCATCGGGTTTCAATTAATGGATGGCCATGCTGAATTGAAACATATCGCATTATCACCGTCTTTCCGTGGAGAACGGATGTCGTATCTCCTACTCGATGAAGCAGCCAAACTTCTTCGAACGGATATTACGGGTGCGACCGAAGAGACGCAACGCCTCGTCGACAAATGGAAAAATCAATAA
- a CDS encoding redoxin domain-containing protein — MKKTKQNPEERLAAAQQKKKKRSFWRLMIMTMVLFAGAVVIMQFVDQATRDKNGRVMAGDDAPGFALVDLYGEKQHSMDEYKGKGLLLNFWGTFCEPCKKEMPLINDNYQMMQDQGVNFVAVNVGETPVRVSSFIKDIGGTDYPILMDTNSSVEKAYGIYNLPVTFIINKKGEVVEKYEGEIDQAKLEEMVKKANQ, encoded by the coding sequence ATGAAAAAAACAAAACAAAATCCGGAAGAACGCTTAGCAGCGGCCCAGCAAAAAAAGAAGAAACGCTCCTTCTGGCGTCTGATGATCATGACGATGGTCTTGTTTGCAGGCGCAGTTGTCATCATGCAATTCGTCGATCAGGCGACACGCGATAAAAACGGACGTGTCATGGCAGGCGATGATGCTCCTGGTTTCGCGCTCGTCGATCTATACGGTGAGAAACAGCACTCAATGGATGAATACAAAGGAAAAGGACTTTTACTCAATTTCTGGGGTACATTCTGCGAACCATGTAAGAAAGAGATGCCTTTGATCAATGACAACTATCAGATGATGCAGGATCAAGGTGTCAATTTCGTAGCGGTCAATGTCGGAGAAACACCGGTTCGAGTCTCAAGCTTCATCAAAGATATCGGCGGAACGGATTATCCGATCCTCATGGATACGAATAGTTCGGTCGAGAAGGCTTACGGGATCTACAACTTACCTGTGACGTTCATCATCAACAAAAAAGGTGAGGTCGTCGAGAAATACGAAGGTGAGATTGATCAAGCGAAGCTGGAAGAGATGGTGAAGAAAGCGAACCAGTAA
- a CDS encoding segregation/condensation protein A: MESYSVKMDAFEGPLDLLLHLVGKLEIDIYDISVSMVTDQYVSYIRAMQHLELDVASEYLVMAATLLQLKSKQLLPIEQTEYDEIPDFEEEPTREGLIQQLIEYKAYKEAALVLKEKEEARLELFSKQPEDLMRYLDTDAQEYNGTLSLSDLLRAYEKMRQREAWKVRRSKTVKREERSLEQQMESVARYVATRERTTFFGFFVEQPTVEELVVSFLAVLELVKQRVIDCEQMTDDILLRSMVKEESQIGV, encoded by the coding sequence ATGGAATCATACAGTGTAAAGATGGATGCGTTTGAAGGCCCGCTGGACTTGCTGTTACACTTGGTTGGTAAATTAGAAATCGATATTTATGATATATCCGTTTCCATGGTGACGGATCAATATGTGTCCTATATCCGTGCGATGCAGCATCTTGAACTAGATGTTGCTAGTGAATATCTTGTCATGGCAGCGACGCTGTTGCAACTGAAAAGCAAACAACTCTTGCCGATCGAACAGACGGAATACGATGAGATTCCTGATTTCGAGGAAGAACCGACACGAGAAGGTCTGATTCAACAGTTGATCGAGTATAAGGCATATAAGGAAGCAGCACTCGTCCTGAAAGAAAAGGAAGAGGCACGTCTTGAGCTATTTTCGAAACAACCAGAGGATTTGATGCGTTATCTCGACACGGACGCACAAGAGTATAATGGTACGTTATCACTGAGTGATTTATTACGTGCCTATGAAAAAATGCGCCAACGGGAAGCTTGGAAGGTACGTCGTTCGAAGACGGTCAAACGGGAAGAACGGTCGCTTGAGCAACAGATGGAGTCTGTCGCCCGTTACGTCGCGACGCGTGAGCGTACGACATTCTTTGGCTTTTTTGTGGAGCAGCCGACGGTCGAAGAACTGGTCGTCAGTTTCCTCGCCGTCCTAGAACTCGTGAAGCAACGCGTCATTGATTGTGAACAAATGACCGATGACATTTTGTTGCGTAGCATGGTGAAGGAGGAGAGTCAGATTGGCGTATGA
- a CDS encoding pyrimidine-nucleoside phosphorylase yields MRMVDLIATKRDGGELATADIQAMVEGFTNGEIPDYQMSAMSMAIFYQGMSDREIADLTMAMVNSGDVIDLSRIHGKKVDKHSTGGVGDKISLIVAPLVASIGIPVAKMSGRGLGHTGGTIDKLEAFPGFDVELSEEAFVSQVNDIKMAIIGQTGNLTPADKKLYALRDVTATVNSIPLIASSIMSKKIAAGADSIVLDVKTGSGAFMKSFEDAKALATEMVSIGKSVNRKTVAVITDMDQPLGFEIGNANEVKEAIEVLQGKDVRDLKVIALTIASHMAVLGEFYPTFDEAYADLETRLGNGAALDVFKKFIAAQGGDASLVDDMTKALETKYEKTFVASKAGYVSEIIADEVGVAAMILGAGRATKADEIDHAASVTLHKKVGDRVEVGDVIATLRSNKETLDQAIEKMDHAYHISETKPAERPLVHAVIQ; encoded by the coding sequence ATGCGTATGGTAGATTTGATTGCAACAAAACGAGACGGTGGCGAACTCGCAACAGCTGATATTCAAGCAATGGTAGAAGGATTCACGAATGGTGAAATTCCAGATTATCAAATGTCAGCGATGTCGATGGCGATTTTCTATCAAGGAATGTCAGATCGTGAAATCGCTGATTTGACGATGGCGATGGTCAACTCAGGCGACGTGATCGACCTTTCCCGCATTCACGGAAAAAAAGTCGACAAACACTCAACTGGCGGCGTCGGTGACAAGATCAGTCTGATTGTTGCACCACTCGTTGCGTCAATCGGTATTCCGGTGGCGAAGATGAGCGGTCGCGGCCTCGGTCACACAGGTGGAACAATCGACAAACTCGAAGCGTTCCCTGGTTTTGACGTTGAACTTTCAGAAGAAGCATTCGTCTCACAAGTCAACGACATCAAGATGGCGATCATCGGTCAAACAGGTAACTTGACGCCTGCAGACAAAAAACTCTACGCATTACGTGACGTCACGGCGACAGTAAACTCGATCCCATTGATCGCAAGTTCAATCATGTCGAAAAAAATCGCAGCGGGAGCAGACAGCATCGTACTTGACGTGAAGACAGGTTCAGGTGCCTTTATGAAATCGTTCGAAGATGCTAAAGCACTCGCGACAGAGATGGTCTCAATCGGTAAGAGCGTCAATCGTAAGACGGTTGCTGTCATTACGGACATGGATCAGCCACTCGGCTTTGAAATCGGAAATGCAAACGAAGTCAAGGAAGCGATTGAAGTCCTTCAAGGGAAAGATGTCCGTGACTTAAAAGTCATCGCCTTGACGATTGCATCACACATGGCAGTCCTCGGTGAATTCTACCCAACGTTCGACGAAGCATATGCGGATCTCGAAACACGTCTCGGTAACGGAGCAGCACTTGACGTCTTCAAGAAGTTCATCGCAGCGCAAGGTGGCGACGCATCACTCGTTGACGACATGACAAAAGCACTTGAAACGAAATACGAAAAAACATTCGTCGCTTCAAAAGCAGGTTATGTCTCTGAAATCATCGCTGACGAAGTCGGTGTTGCAGCAATGATCCTCGGTGCTGGACGCGCGACGAAAGCGGATGAAATCGATCACGCAGCAAGCGTCACGTTACACAAGAAAGTCGGCGACCGTGTCGAAGTCGGCGATGTCATCGCAACACTTCGTTCAAACAAAGAAACACTCGATCAAGCAATCGAAAAAATGGATCACGCGTACCACATCAGCGAAACGAAACCGGCAGAACGTCCGCTCGTTCACGCTGTCATCCAGTAA